From the Halocalculus aciditolerans genome, the window AAGCAGGATTCGTCGCAGCACTCGTCACCGCAGCCGGGATGCTGTCTATCCTCTACGCCCTGTATGCCCCGAATCCATAAGGATTCAGGACGCCCATTCGACAAGCGGCCTCTGCGCGTCGTGCCCGGTTCGAAGCCGCTACTGTTCGGACTCCCCTCGTTCTCGATAGTGTAGCGTCGCAGTGGGAGTTATATCCATATCGGTCGTACCATATCGTATGATTCGAACAATCGTCGGTGTCCTCGGCGCTATCTCAGCGCTGTTCCCGGACGAAATCGTCGAGCTCTTCGAGAAACTCGCGATTTCGAATCCAGACGAGGGAACAGTGAGAGGGTGGATACGTCCAGCAGTCCGGTCGGAGGGTGTTCTGATAGCTGCGCTTTCACTCTTTAACGGGCGAGCATACGCGTTGCTGATGAATCTTACCGGCGTGTTCGGCGCGATAGTCCTCTTATTTCCCGACCTGTATCAGAGATTTGCCACCGCGTTCCTGTACGAGCGTCCAGAGTCGATAGAATGGAACGAGCGATTCCGCTTGGGCATTCGGGCTATCGGCGCACTCTATGTCTTTTTAGCGGCGAAGACGTACAGGGAGCGTCACAACGATACTTGAGCCTTCTCGCTATTGACACCTGGCGCATCCGATGTCTAGTTCGTTACGGCCGCAGGTATCACTTTGAATCTAAAGTTTGAGCCCCACGATATCAGTATGTTCGAAGGGGAAATCCGCTAAAGAGAGGAGGCCGTGTGTATCCCTGTATGACGACGACGATCATCGTGGAAGGCATGACGTGCGGTCACTGTGAGCAGACGGTCGAAGAGGCCCTCGAAGAGGTATCCGGCGTGACTGACGTGACCGTCGACAGGGAGAGCGAACAGGCAAGCGTCGATGGTGAGGCAAATGTCACAACTCTCGTGGAGGCCGTCGAAGACGCCGGGTACACCGCTTACGCCTGAGAATCGCGCGGACCACTCCGAGACAACGGCCAACCGTTGTCTTTGAAGCTTCGCTACGCTGGTCCTGCTGTACAGTTTCAGTGGGAAAGATTCAGGGGGCCGGCGGATCCACCTCTACAGAGAATATGGGCAATGGACGACCACAAAGATACAAATGAGAATCCCCCTGGAGGGGAACACCAGCAGGACGACAGCAGTCACCAGCACGAACACGGCGAGCAGGATGAATCGGACGCCGAGTCGGACGAGCAGCGGGTAGAACAGGACCTACTGGAAGAAGAGGCACACCCTGCTGCGGAGAGTGAGACGGTGCTCGACGAGCAGCACGAGCACGCTGGACACGAGGGCGAAGGACACGACCACAGCACTCACGAGGGGCACGGTGAGGGTCATGGCGGGATGCACGAGGGCCACGAGCAGATGTTCCGCCGGCGCTTCTTCGTCTCGACGCTCCTGTCGATCCCCGTCCTCCTGTACAGCGAAATGTTACAGGAGTGGCTCGGGTTCTCCGTCCCAGCGTTCCCGGGCAGCGAGTGGATCAATCCCGTCTTCGCGGTCATCGTCTTTGCATACGGTGGGGTGCCGTTCCTCCAGATGGCGGTCCCGGAGCTGAAAGACCGGTCGCCGGGGATGATGACGCTGATCTCGATGGCGATCACCGTCGCATTCGTCTATAGTCTCGCGAGCGTGGTCTTCCCCACACAGTCGGCGTTCTTCTGGGAGCTCGTCACCCTGATCGACATCATGCTCCTGGGGCACTGGATCGAGATGCGGTCGGTGCGACGGGCCTCGAGCGCGGTGGACGAACTGGCGAAGCTGATGCCGGACACCGCCGAGCGGATCACCGACGGCGGCGACACCGAGGAAGTCCCAGTGAGCGAGCTCTCCGAGGGCGACCTCGTACTCGTCCGGCCGGGTGCGAGTGTCCCTGCTGACGGCGTCGTCGAAGAGGGAGACTCCGACGTCAACGAGTCCATGATCACGGGCGAGTCAAAACCGGTCTCGAAAGACCCCGGCGACGAGGTCATCGGCGGGACCATCAACGGCGACGGGAGTCTTCGCGTGCGCGTCGGTGCGACGGGCGAGGAGACGACGCTCGCGGGAATCATGCGCCTCGTCGAGGAAGCCCAGCAGAGCAAATCCAAGACACAGGTACTGGCCGACAGAGCGGCAGGCTGGCTGTTCTACGTCGCCCTCGCGGCGGCAGTCGTGACAGCAATCGCGTGGACGCTCGCGGTCTCATTCGACGCAACGGTCATCGAGCGCGTCGTCACAGTGCTCGTCATCGCCTGCCCGCACGCACTCGGGCTCGCCATCCCCCTAGTGGTCGCAATCAACACGTCATTGGCGGCTCGCAACGGGATGCTGGTCCGGGACCGTATCGCGATGGAGGAGGCGCGGAACCTGGACGCCATCATCTTCGACAAGACGGGGACGCTCACCGAAGGCGAACACGGCGTCGTCGACATGGCGACCGTCGAGGGCGTGGAAGAGGACGACGCTCTCGCGCTAGCAGCAGCCGTCGAAAGCGACTCCGAACACATGATCGCGCGAGCCATCCGCGAGGCCGCCGACGAGCAGGACCTCACCGCACCTGACGCGACCGACTTCGAGGCGATCAAAGGCCGGGGCGTCCGTGCGAACGTCGACGGAAAAGAGGTGTACGTCGGTGGACCGAACCTGTTGACCCAGCTCGATAGCGAGATCCCCGACCATCTCCAGCGCTTCGCTGACGAGGCCGGACAGAACGCCCAGACAGTGGTGTATCTCGTTCGTGACGGAGAGCTAATCGCCGCCTTCGCGATGGCCGACGTGATCCGCGAGGAGAGTTTCCGCGTCGTCGACGCGCTCCACGATCTGGGTATCGAGGTGGCGATGCTGACAGGGGACTCCCAGGACGTCGCCAACGCCGTCGCCGACGAACTGGGCATCGACACGGTGTTCGCGGAAGTCCTCCCCGAAGACAAGGACGAGAAAGTCCAGGAACTCCAAGACCAGGGCAAGCTCGTGGGGATGGTCGGCGACGGTGTGAACGACGCGCCGGCGCTGACCCGGGCCGACGTCGGTATCGCGATCGGGAGCGGCACCGACGTCGCCGTCCAGTCGGCCGACGTCATCCTCGTCCAGAACAACCCGATGGACGTCGTTCGGCTCGTGAAACTCAGTAAGGCGAGCTACCGGAAGATGCAGGAGAACATCGTCTGGGCGGCCGGCTACAACGTGTTCGCGATTCCGCTCGCAGCGGGCGTCTTGGCACCGATCGGGATTCTGCTGTCGCCCGCTGTGGGTGCGCTCTTGATGTCGTTGAGTACAGTCATCGTTGCCATCAACGCTCAGCTGCTCCGCCGCGTGGACCTGTCCATCCCCGAGCTTCCAAGCGGGACACCAGCGACTGACGCACAACCTGCAGACTGAAACGCTCCCGATCGCTTCGGAGCTTCTTCCAATTGAGTTCGGTTAATGGACAGCAAATGGCGACACTGCGTGATTTCGGTGGGTATCGCTACGCGGTCACCGGTTCCACAGTTTTCCCGAAGGGTGCATAGTTCGGTATACACAGACGCTCGTCTGATGGGCTACATTGCTGCGCCAGCACTAGGTTTATACCGTTAGACGGACTTCTTTCCAACATGAGCCTCGAAGAGACGGTTGACTACCTCGCCGAGGAACTCGACCTCGAGCGGAGTGAACACGTTCGCGAGGTCGGACAGTCGGTCGCCGAGCTTCGCGACTGATCAGAACATTTCTCTGAAGTCCCGTTCGACCAGTCCGTCCTCCAGATACGTGATGAACTCTTGTTTCGTTGGTCCTTGACGGTCAAGCAGATCGTCCCGCTCTGCTCGTTCGAGAACTGACTGTGCAAAGTCCGTACAGTGGGATTCGTGCTGTTCAGCGTACTCTGAGAGGGCTTCTCGCCAGTGCATATCCAGCTCGAACTGGGCTAATCGGATTTGGATTCCGTCTTTCCGTTCGACGAGATCAACGTCCAGCTCTTCGAGTTGCTTGAAACGGAGGTTGTTCCGGCGGACCGTGATGAGCCGCTTAGAACCAACAATATAGGGATCAACCCACTCTCGCCAGGTATCGTCGTCGACGTGCGTTCGTGGCATCTCAAAATCCGGCTCCACACTCTCAATACAGAACTGGAGCATCGCGATGCCAGTTCGATGATTCGCATTTGGGAGGGAATGTCGGAGGATCAAATTCGACATCACCTCTCCAGCGACGGTCGACAGTGGTGCTCCCCAGGAGACGTGATCGAGTGCCTGCTGGATCTTTTGCGGTTCGAACTCCTTGTAGAGCCGGAACTCATCCTCATCTCGAACATCGACCGCGGCTTCGAGCAACTCTACTAATCGGAATGCGACAACCTGCCCAGCACGGGGGAGGTCACGAATACGGTCGCTCAGCCATTCCTGATCGAAGTCGACCTCTTGGGCAGATTCGATCTCTGACTCGCCTTCGTAGAGCACATAGACCGGTGTTTCAAAGGGGTACCCGATGAGCTTTGTCGACTCGTCGGATTGCTCTCGCTGAGACAGGATTTCTGCCACCGATGCCGAGCTAAATTTGAGGGAGAAATTCTCGGCCTGTGGGTGGTGATAGAAGACGAGCTGAGCCATCTTACTGTGGATTCGTGGGAAGTGGGTAAAGCAGTCCCGCTTGTATGTTGATTCTACGACGGAGTGGGTGCGTTCACATCTTCTAAATACTGACTTTCCCACTCACGTCGCGCCTCGATTTCCCGTAATCCCCGTTGCGTGACCGTATACACGTTCGTCCGCTTGTCGAGTTCACCCTTCTCCAGCAGTCCTTTATTGACGAGATCGTCGAGATTCGGATAGAGGCGGCCATGATTGATCTCCTGTTCGTAGTAGTCGTCGAGTTCGGCCTTTACTGCGAGCCCGTGTGGTTCCTCGAGCCCGGTGGTTACGTACAAGATGTCCCGCTGGAACCCAGTTAGATCGTGCATCTGCCTGTTCCCTATTTTTGTGGGTGGCATATGTTCTCTCTGGTACTCAGAGGCGAATTCGGCGGGACTGGTCAGGAAGACTACGTGAGAACTTCGAACTTTTATATAGTGGACAAGAGAATTCCGCGATGGAATGTCTGACCTAATCGTCAAAGCAGCTGTGAAGGACGCACTTTCGGACCACAACGTCTCGGCAGATTTCTACGACGCCCTCAACGAAGAGGTCGCCGAACTGCTCGACGACGCCGCAGGGCGTGCCGAGGCCAACGACCGGAAGACGGTCCAGCCCCGCGATCTGTAGGCCTGCGTAACGTAGCCAATCCCGTCACTCGAACGTAGCTTTTTGAGATTCCTGTTCAGAAGTTAGGAAACGGAGATGGCGGACGCACCGGATACCGAACGGCAGGCGGTCGAACCCGACGCGAAAGAGGTACTTAGCGTGTCCCAGCTAAACGACCGGATCGCGTCGGTTGTCCAGGACACGCCTGCCCTCAACGGCGTCCGCTGTATTGGTGAAGTCACTGACCTCCACCAGAGCAGCACGGCGCTCTACTTCACGCTCACCGACGGCGACGCCGAGCTCCCCTGTATGCTCTGGGCGAACCGCTACCGGGAGATGGACGCCGACCTTGAGGACGGGACCGAGGTCATCCTCGAGGGCGATATCGATTACTGGGTCGAGGGTGGGAAAATCGACCTCAAACCGTGGGAGGTGATCGTCGTCGGCGACGGCGACCAGGCAGCCGCCGTCGAGCGACTGCGAAGCGAACTCGAAGAGCGTGGCTGGTTCGACGACGAGCAGAAACAGCAACCGGCGGCGTTTCCGGAGCGGGTCGGCGTCGTCACGTCCCTCCGAGGAGACGCCCGGTACGACATCCAGAACGCGATCCACGAGCAGGATCCCACTGTCGACATCCTAGTGAAAGATGCGACCGTCCAGGGGTCGGAGGCGCCGACGTCCATCGCGAACGGCATCCACCATCTCGACCGCTCGGAGGACGTCGACGCGATCATCGTCGGCCGCGGCGGTGGGAGTGATTCGAACCTCCAAGCCTTCAACACCGAGCGGGTCGCGGAGGCGATCTTCACCGCCAATACCCCGGTGGTCACCGCGATTGGACACACCGATGACCGGCTCATCGCGAATCAGGTGGCTGACGTCGCGACGATCACGCCGACAGCCGCCGGCGAGTATATCGTGAACTCCCGCCAAGAGTTCCTTGCGAGTGAGATCGAGCCGCTGGAGCAACAGCTCGACGCCGCGTACGAGACCTTCCAGCAGAAGCACGAACACGAACAGGAGCTCGCCGAAGCAGTCGATGAAGCGACTGCACCCGAGGGCCTCCCACCGATTTACTATAAGGTCGCCATCGTAGTGCTACTGTTGCTGTTATTGGTCATCACCGGGCTTTGGCTGGGGGTGATCTAACCGTGGCAAAAGATCCAGACATCCACGATCGGCTGAGTCGCGTCGAAGAGATCATTGAGCAACTCGACACGGACGAGTGCGACCTCGATGAAGGCACAGCACTCCACGAAGAAGGTCAGCAACTCCTTGACGAAGTACGCAGTCTCCTTGATGATGGAAGTGGGGACGTCGTCGAGATCGAGTAGAACGGTTCTAGTGTGAGAGTTTAACCAACACCCACGCGATAAGACTCCACCCGTTGGTTAAGGCACACCTGAAACGTTCCTAAATTATTTTCCGATAATTTGTGTGGCGAATCTCAATCTCGAACAACCAGAAAATATTTATCTATTTTCCAGATAGTCAGCAAATATGTACCGGGACTCAGCCGGTGCATACCCATACCCGCATGTATGATTACGAGGTCAGTCACCATCGAGGACATCGATGATCTGTACCTGATGTGGAACGACCACATCAACGCCTCCGCCCTCTATCGCCGCGCCCTCCGCGAGGAAATGGAAGTCCGCGGTGTTGATCCCGAAGAACTCCGCGAACTCCTCGAACGGGCCCGCGAGCAGGGCTACACACTTGAAGAGATCGCAGAGGACACAAACCGATTCGACGACCTCCAGTCGCTCGTCGAAGAGCAGCAGAACCAGCCACCGACTGGAGACGCCACAGATGATTGACCCGCTATGTCACAGGACAAGACTCCCTCCGACCCTGAGCGTAGCACCGACACCGAGTCAGCACTAAGCGGCAAGATACCTCGGCAGGCAGCGCTCACCGTCGTCCTACTGAGCCTGTTTGCTGTCCAGCCAGTTGCCGCTCAGAGTAACGCAGTCTGTAGCGCAGACAACCTCCCGAGCATGATTGAGGGGTTCTTCCAGCTGACAACGGCGCTGGGGATCGTCGGCCTCGCCATCGTCTGGCAGGCTGACTCCCTTATCGAGATGTTCACCCTCAATCCCGAGCAGAAGAAGGGCCTCAAGCGGCACAAGCGCTCCGCGATGAAGTCCGCGGTCGTCCTCGTCGTCCTCGGTCCGCTGTACACGGTCGCCGGGTCGATGATGGGCCTCCCGCTGGCGCAGTGCGTCGACCTCGTCCCCTGGTAAGCACCCTACAATCCCCGTTGCGAGCCCTATGGACCACCGAGAGCTCTCCGTGCTCATGGCCGGCTTGCTCGTGACGAGCCTAGTCACGGGTATCGTCGCAGCCGACCCGCCGCGACCGGGTACGGAGGGGAACGGGCTCACCGAGAACGAGTCTGCGACGCTCTGGTCACGTGATTCGGACAACTACATCAGCCAGGAGGAGTACCGCCAGCGGTACGGCGAGAACCGCTCCGCCGTCCACCAAGTCGCGAACGGGACCGACGTCACGTTCAAACGCCCGCCCGCGACCGCGGCGACGTGGACTCGGAACGACTTCGAGGACCTCGACGCCGGTGGGGCAGACACGTCCGTCCATCCACCGCACGCGGACCTCGAGGACGGCGTCTTCATCGAGGATGTCCACGCCACTATCTTCGCGGTCCAGCCCTCAACGCGCGGGCACCTCGAGTCAGGTGAAACCCCACTCTACATCGCACCGAACGGGACGATGCGGGGCTTCGTTGACTATCGAGTTCGGGTTCCGAACGGGAGTTCGTCCGGGAACACGACCATCGAGTGGTCGCTCACGGAGCACGAAATAGAGGAAGTCCGGCTGAAGAAAGATGGTGAGACCATCGCGACGCAGGACGGGTCCCATACGCCAGCCCTCGACTATCAGATCGAGGAGGACTGGAGTGCGAATCTCACGCTCGAAGCGGAGATCAGTGCCCGTCTGAAGAAGACCACTCGGTTCGACCAGGGCAACCGGACGGACGTCAACGTCACCTACCAGACGGAATCACGCAACGTCTCGGACGCGATCGACGTCGAGATCTACGACCTCTCGGCGTATCCCTACTACGCCGAGTACCCCAACGGCGACGCCGGCGTGGCGATCTTCCAGTCCCGCCCGTGGCAAGGCTATACCCTCACCGAAGATGGCGATGCCCGGGTGCGCGGTGTCTGGCGGTTCTACACTGCTCGGAACACCAACTGGGACACGCTCGTTCGGTCGAACCGGACAGATAGCGCCACCGTCGAGTCGGATGCGATTCCCGTGTACGTCCACGCCTATCCGTCTCGCATCGGACCGCGTGCCGAGCCGGTTCGAGATGGCCCCGAACTCATCGAAACGTGGGGGACTGACCGCCCGTCGCCGGTCGGCACCATCGGGGAGAACATCAACATCGACATTGTCAACCAATCGTACACGACGACGTACGGCGTTGCCGTTCGAGCGGAGACCGTCGACCGTGAAGCGCTCCACGTTGCGGGTATCGTCCGTGGCGTGAACGCCTCGATCGTCGAGCCGGACGGTGGCTCCGAGCGACAGCTCCGTCGCAGTAACCTCACCGTTGAGGTACTCGAGCAGAACCAGTCACAGGCGACACTCCGGATTGAACTGCGGGACAATCAGACCAGCGCTCCCATCACGCTCGACGATAGCCGCCAGTACCCGATTGGCGGAACCACCCGGAATGGATACATCACCGTCGCAGATCAGCGCGTCGAGACCAACGAATCGGGCGTGGCAATCGTGACGATCGACGAGCCGGGGATCTACACGGCCCGCTACCATCCGGGTTCGTGGCTCAGCCATAATCCCGCGTACGTGAGCGATTCCGCGACGGCCCGCTGGCATCCACTCGGAACGATTGAAGGCTGGTTCGCCCTCATCTTTGAGGTCGGCTGGCAGCTCCTGCCGTTCTTCGTGATGTTCTACGCTGGCAAGCGCCTCCTGCGGATGCTCGGCCCAGAAGACATCTTCGGACAGAAACCATGACTCAGGACAATCCCCACCTCAGTAGACGGACCGCCCTCCGAACAGTCGCCGGCGCCACTCTGGCTAGCATGGCCGGGTGTTTGGATGGTAATGAAAGCACGACCCCAGATGGTAGCGAAAGCCCGTCGAGCGGGACGGGTGTATTCCAGCAGGTAGCCATCGATGGGACAGCACTCGTGGTCGAATTCGCATCAGATTCAGAGTTCGACCAGATTAACCTCATACAACCGAATGGAGAGCTGTTCGGTCAGCGGGAAGTGGCTGCAGGCTCACAGCAGGTGTCCTTCGACCTTGGAACAGCCTACGAGCCAGGCGAGTACAAAGTATTCGCTCTTAGAGGTGAGGAAGAAGTCGGGGAGACCTCGGTGACTGTCCAACCAGACCTCCAGATCGTGGAGATGGGAACTGGCAGAAACCAACCTGAGAAAATGTGGGATGGCTCGGAAGACGAGATCAAGGAGGAAGCGTTCGTAACCCTCGAAAATCAAGGGACTGGTCACGATGCTGTTACAAAACTGCTCTTCATCGGCGATGTCCCCTACCCTTCCGACGAGGAGGGGACGAACTATGCGGATGATGAAGATGTAAGTGGAATCTATGACCCTGATTCAGATTCGGAAGTTGAACAGGTCATAATTGCCTCCGGAGAACAAGCTACGATATACAGTTCGCGCTCACCGTTCGCATTCGTTCCCGGAGCAGGAACGTCCTGTTCAGAGGAGTCGAAGACTGGTGAGTTTGACCTCATCCTCGAAACCAGAGTTGGAGGGGACCGAATCACCAAAACGTACAGTATCCAGTATTCAGCGTCCCAAGAGCCGGATAACTGCGAAATTTCCATCAGTGAGGGCTAATCATGGTTGATCTAATCGACGTCGTTCTGGAGGGCTTCAAAGAGGTCGTCGATTGGGTAATTAGCCTCTTCATGGACGGTCTGCGGTCAGGCTACGAGACCCTCTCCGAGGAGATGTTCGGGACGCCTACACCAGAGACCGATGGTGCATTTGTCTTCGGCGATCCCAATAACGCTCCTTGGCCTGCGATTCAGGATGCACTGGTCGGTGGTGAGATCATGCTAATCTCGCTACTTCTCCTCGTGATGTGCGTCCAAGGCCGTCACACTGTCCGGATCTTCAATATCGGAAGCGCATACGAGGCCAGACGTACCAAGAAAACTGCCTGGGTCGGTGCATTCCTTATCATCACCTGGTACTGGGTGAGTATTCTCGGCCTCTACATCGTGGACGGGTTCACGATTGCCTTGATGCCGAGTTTGAGTTCGCTGGGTGATGCGATGCTCAACTTCTTAGAGGTCTCGCTCACTAATCCCGGTCTTTCACTCGTATTCGCACTCATTGGAGGACTCTCGATGTGGGCTTTGGAGGCACTCTACTACATTCGCGAAGTCTTGCTCTACGTCTACGTGTATGGAATGCCGATTGCGTTCGCGCTGGCCTACGGAAACATTCCCGTGCTCTCGGATATCGCGATGGGGTTCAGTAAGCGATTCGTGCCATTAGCCGTCCTGCCTCTCCCGGCAGCAGTAGTGTTCAAAG encodes:
- a CDS encoding heavy-metal-associated domain-containing protein, coding for MTTTIIVEGMTCGHCEQTVEEALEEVSGVTDVTVDRESEQASVDGEANVTTLVEAVEDAGYTAYA
- a CDS encoding copper-translocating P-type ATPase, producing the protein MDDHKDTNENPPGGEHQQDDSSHQHEHGEQDESDAESDEQRVEQDLLEEEAHPAAESETVLDEQHEHAGHEGEGHDHSTHEGHGEGHGGMHEGHEQMFRRRFFVSTLLSIPVLLYSEMLQEWLGFSVPAFPGSEWINPVFAVIVFAYGGVPFLQMAVPELKDRSPGMMTLISMAITVAFVYSLASVVFPTQSAFFWELVTLIDIMLLGHWIEMRSVRRASSAVDELAKLMPDTAERITDGGDTEEVPVSELSEGDLVLVRPGASVPADGVVEEGDSDVNESMITGESKPVSKDPGDEVIGGTINGDGSLRVRVGATGEETTLAGIMRLVEEAQQSKSKTQVLADRAAGWLFYVALAAAVVTAIAWTLAVSFDATVIERVVTVLVIACPHALGLAIPLVVAINTSLAARNGMLVRDRIAMEEARNLDAIIFDKTGTLTEGEHGVVDMATVEGVEEDDALALAAAVESDSEHMIARAIREAADEQDLTAPDATDFEAIKGRGVRANVDGKEVYVGGPNLLTQLDSEIPDHLQRFADEAGQNAQTVVYLVRDGELIAAFAMADVIREESFRVVDALHDLGIEVAMLTGDSQDVANAVADELGIDTVFAEVLPEDKDEKVQELQDQGKLVGMVGDGVNDAPALTRADVGIAIGSGTDVAVQSADVILVQNNPMDVVRLVKLSKASYRKMQENIVWAAGYNVFAIPLAAGVLAPIGILLSPAVGALLMSLSTVIVAINAQLLRRVDLSIPELPSGTPATDAQPAD
- a CDS encoding PadR family transcriptional regulator; this translates as MHDLTGFQRDILYVTTGLEEPHGLAVKAELDDYYEQEINHGRLYPNLDDLVNKGLLEKGELDKRTNVYTVTQRGLREIEARREWESQYLEDVNAPTPS
- a CDS encoding DUF1931 domain-containing protein, which produces MSDLIVKAAVKDALSDHNVSADFYDALNEEVAELLDDAAGRAEANDRKTVQPRDL
- the xseA gene encoding exodeoxyribonuclease VII large subunit is translated as MADAPDTERQAVEPDAKEVLSVSQLNDRIASVVQDTPALNGVRCIGEVTDLHQSSTALYFTLTDGDAELPCMLWANRYREMDADLEDGTEVILEGDIDYWVEGGKIDLKPWEVIVVGDGDQAAAVERLRSELEERGWFDDEQKQQPAAFPERVGVVTSLRGDARYDIQNAIHEQDPTVDILVKDATVQGSEAPTSIANGIHHLDRSEDVDAIIVGRGGGSDSNLQAFNTERVAEAIFTANTPVVTAIGHTDDRLIANQVADVATITPTAAGEYIVNSRQEFLASEIEPLEQQLDAAYETFQQKHEHEQELAEAVDEATAPEGLPPIYYKVAIVVLLLLLLVITGLWLGVI
- the xseB gene encoding exodeoxyribonuclease VII small subunit, with the translated sequence MAKDPDIHDRLSRVEEIIEQLDTDECDLDEGTALHEEGQQLLDEVRSLLDDGSGDVVEIE